One genomic segment of Chloroflexota bacterium includes these proteins:
- the pgeF gene encoding peptidoglycan editing factor PgeF translates to MFRRTVQGVTFYQFTELAEQRGVCHAVSTRLGGVSPAPFASLNLTTARGDAPERVAENHRRLCVALGVDPATLVSPQQVHGARVERVGREMCGQVVPACDGLVTDEPGVTLLLRFADCVPLIVYDPDRRAIGVAHAGWRGTVAGIATALVDAMRREFGSRPESLIAGIGPAIGPCCYRVGPEVVREVIAAFGSPDGLLPRWDDGAHSFDLWAANARLLREAGVQRIEVAGICTACHVDEFFSHRAEHGRTGHHGAFACLV, encoded by the coding sequence ATGTTTCGACGCACCGTTCAAGGGGTTACGTTCTATCAGTTCACGGAGCTGGCCGAGCAGCGAGGGGTGTGCCATGCCGTCAGCACCCGGCTGGGGGGCGTCAGCCCCGCGCCCTTCGCGTCGCTCAATTTGACGACGGCCCGGGGGGATGCTCCGGAGCGGGTCGCCGAGAATCACCGTCGGCTGTGCGTGGCTTTGGGCGTGGACCCCGCCACGTTGGTGAGCCCGCAGCAGGTGCATGGAGCTCGCGTAGAGCGGGTGGGGCGGGAGATGTGCGGGCAGGTCGTGCCCGCCTGCGATGGGCTGGTCACGGACGAGCCCGGTGTGACGTTGCTGCTCCGCTTCGCCGATTGTGTGCCGCTCATCGTCTACGATCCGGATCGGCGCGCCATCGGGGTGGCCCATGCGGGGTGGCGGGGCACGGTGGCCGGCATCGCGACGGCCCTGGTGGATGCCATGCGGCGGGAGTTCGGCTCCCGCCCGGAGAGCCTCATCGCGGGCATCGGGCCGGCCATCGGCCCGTGTTGCTATCGGGTGGGCCCTGAGGTCGTGCGTGAGGTGATCGCGGCCTTCGGGTCCCCGGATGGGTTGCTGCCCCGATGGGACGATGGAGCGCATTCCTTCGACCTGTGGGCGGCGAACGCGCGGTTGCTGCGGGAGGCGGGCGTCCAGCGGATCGAGGTGGCGGGGATATGCACGGCGTGCCATGTGGACGAGTTCTTCTCCCATCGGGCCGAACATGGCCGCACGGGACATCACGGTGCGTTCGCCTGCCTGGTGTAG
- a CDS encoding radical SAM protein, with protein MKWEEIARARRILDREQGTIYKDWGGRLRIALAYPNTYYVGMSSLALQTIYRAFNERPHVVCERVFWDKGGLQAGRTLISLESQRPVDEFDVLAFTVSYEMDYFHVVEMLRQAGIPPLAEDRDEDWPLVLGGGPALSMNPEPVAPFFDAIVIGEAEGIIGDLTERLRDAADSSRGDVLERLAELPGVYVPLVHHNDPTRPDWRPIDRLWVRDLTAHPTVSCLYTPDTEFGDLHLMEIARGCGRGCRFCLAGYIYRPPREVPVDVILDWAREGLRHRDKLGLVAAAVSDHTEIDRLAEELRRMGARVSVSSMRTDPISVPLVELLAESGTQTLTIAPEAGSQRLRDVISKTQREEDLLAAVDLAERLRFPQLKLYFMVGHPTETDADIQALVDFVLEARGRFSRRITINTTPYVPKAHTPFQWEPMAPVEVLKRRQRWIKRQLAPHRVGVRADSPEWAAVQGVLARGDRRLAQVLLRVEELSIPAFRRAMAECGLSAEEYLGAWPQDRPLPWRIVNPAIRESYWRMERRLAERGRPGQPCPIDSAGCLICGACDEAWAFRFLGGLPPRRRGRTGDGGSPRPRRQPTGLLG; from the coding sequence ATGAAGTGGGAAGAGATTGCACGAGCCCGGCGGATCCTGGATCGAGAGCAGGGCACGATTTATAAGGACTGGGGAGGTCGGCTGCGGATCGCGCTGGCGTATCCCAACACGTATTACGTGGGGATGTCCAGCCTGGCCCTGCAGACGATCTATCGTGCGTTCAACGAGCGGCCGCATGTGGTATGTGAGCGCGTCTTCTGGGACAAGGGTGGCCTCCAGGCGGGACGGACGCTGATCTCCCTGGAGTCGCAGCGGCCGGTGGATGAGTTCGATGTCCTCGCCTTCACCGTCTCCTATGAGATGGATTACTTCCACGTGGTGGAGATGCTGCGACAGGCGGGCATCCCGCCGCTGGCCGAGGATCGGGACGAGGATTGGCCGCTGGTGCTGGGAGGCGGTCCGGCGCTTAGCATGAATCCGGAGCCGGTGGCCCCCTTCTTCGACGCCATCGTCATCGGTGAGGCGGAGGGGATCATCGGGGACCTCACCGAGCGGCTCCGAGATGCCGCTGATTCATCCCGGGGGGACGTGCTGGAGCGGTTGGCGGAGCTTCCCGGCGTTTACGTGCCGCTCGTTCACCATAACGATCCCACGCGGCCGGACTGGCGTCCCATCGATCGGCTGTGGGTGCGCGATCTGACGGCGCATCCCACCGTTTCCTGTCTGTACACGCCGGATACCGAGTTCGGCGATCTGCATCTCATGGAGATCGCGCGCGGGTGTGGGCGGGGTTGTCGCTTCTGCCTGGCCGGTTACATTTACCGCCCGCCCCGTGAGGTGCCGGTGGATGTCATCCTGGACTGGGCGCGTGAGGGGCTCCGGCATCGGGACAAGCTCGGGCTGGTCGCGGCCGCCGTGTCCGACCACACGGAGATCGACCGGCTGGCCGAGGAGCTCCGCCGCATGGGCGCCCGGGTCAGCGTCTCGTCCATGCGCACGGATCCCATCAGCGTGCCGCTGGTGGAGTTGTTGGCGGAGAGCGGCACGCAGACGTTGACCATCGCGCCGGAGGCAGGGTCGCAGCGGCTGCGGGACGTGATCAGCAAGACACAGCGAGAGGAGGATCTGCTGGCCGCGGTGGATCTGGCCGAGCGCCTGAGGTTCCCGCAGCTCAAGCTGTATTTCATGGTCGGGCATCCCACCGAGACGGATGCGGACATCCAGGCGCTGGTCGACTTCGTGTTGGAGGCCCGGGGGCGTTTCTCACGCCGCATCACGATCAACACGACCCCCTACGTGCCCAAGGCGCACACGCCCTTCCAGTGGGAGCCGATGGCGCCCGTGGAGGTGTTGAAGCGGCGACAGCGGTGGATCAAACGGCAGCTCGCTCCACATCGGGTCGGCGTCCGGGCGGATTCGCCCGAGTGGGCTGCCGTGCAAGGGGTGTTGGCCCGTGGCGACCGCCGCCTGGCCCAGGTGTTGTTGCGTGTGGAGGAGCTATCGATCCCCGCCTTTCGCCGGGCGATGGCGGAGTGCGGGCTCTCGGCCGAGGAGTATCTGGGGGCGTGGCCCCAGGACCGTCCCTTGCCCTGGCGGATCGTGAACCCGGCGATCCGGGAGAGCTACTGGCGCATGGAGCGTCGTCTGGCGGAACGCGGCCGGCCGGGGCAGCCCTGCCCGATCGATTCGGCCGGCTGCTTGATCTGCGGCGCCTGTGATGAGGCGTGGGCGTTTCGCTTCCTGGGGGGGCTCCCTCCCAGGCGACGTGGCCGTACGGGCGATGGGGGCTCGCCTCGGCCGCGCCGTCAGCCGACCGGTCTGTTGGGATAA
- a CDS encoding YdcF family protein, translated as MRHAIIVFMWNRLRGIACGLGILILGGILGIVGLGWRIDRYGQVDRRQQADVIIVMGARVLPDGQPGPDLRSRTQHGVNLYREGWAPYLMLTGGFTGDSASAAAVARRLALAWGVPDSHIRLAEGSLSTWEDAQVAASLMRRHGWRRAIVVSHPLHLYRTYRMFHREGVAVYPSPTPDVAVSSMPWRRRAFLDLREALALVWSYLPDPVRYSSWTAVLQGWIYDGFVR; from the coding sequence ATGCGCCATGCTATAATCGTGTTCATGTGGAATCGGTTGCGTGGTATAGCCTGTGGGCTGGGGATCCTGATCCTGGGAGGGATCCTGGGAATCGTCGGCCTGGGATGGCGAATCGATCGCTACGGACAGGTCGATCGGCGACAGCAGGCGGACGTGATCATCGTCATGGGGGCCCGGGTCCTGCCGGATGGCCAGCCGGGTCCCGATCTTCGCAGTCGCACCCAGCACGGCGTTAACCTCTATCGGGAGGGATGGGCGCCTTATCTGATGCTGACCGGTGGGTTCACGGGCGATTCCGCCTCCGCCGCGGCTGTGGCCCGCCGCCTGGCCCTGGCGTGGGGCGTCCCCGATTCGCATATCCGGCTGGCCGAGGGCTCCCTCTCCACCTGGGAGGATGCGCAGGTGGCCGCGAGCCTCATGCGCCGTCATGGATGGCGACGGGCGATCGTGGTGAGCCACCCGTTGCATCTGTATCGGACGTACCGGATGTTCCACCGGGAGGGCGTTGCCGTATACCCCAGCCCGACCCCGGACGTGGCCGTGTCGTCCATGCCCTGGCGGCGACGGGCCTTCCTGGATCTGCGGGAAGCCCTCGCCCTGGTATGGTCCTATCTGCCGGACCCGGTGCGTTACTCTTCCTGGACCGCGGTGTTACAGGGATGGATCTACGATGGGTTCGTGAGGTAA
- a CDS encoding response regulator transcription factor yields MSNPFAGKLILVADDEPRMVQFIQKNLELDGFRVITASNGLEAVEKVRTELPDLVILDVMMPEMDGFEALRAIREISDVPVIMLTVKGEEGDKHLAFSGGADDYVTKPFSPLELSDRCKAVLRRATDRSVRSDEVIKVDDRLQIDFARREVIVDGKRVNLRPTEWRLLYHLVQNAGWVVPSEVLLQKVWGFEYRDDIQLLRLYIAYLRQKIEEDTNHPKYILTERGVGYRFVDFRREREASAE; encoded by the coding sequence ATGAGCAACCCCTTTGCCGGAAAGCTGATTCTCGTGGCTGATGATGAGCCGAGAATGGTCCAATTCATCCAGAAGAACCTGGAACTCGATGGCTTCCGGGTGATCACCGCATCCAACGGCCTGGAGGCGGTGGAGAAGGTACGCACCGAGTTGCCCGATCTGGTGATCCTGGATGTGATGATGCCGGAGATGGATGGCTTTGAGGCGTTGCGGGCGATCCGGGAGATCTCCGATGTGCCGGTGATCATGTTGACCGTCAAGGGAGAGGAGGGGGATAAGCACCTGGCTTTCTCGGGCGGCGCGGACGATTACGTGACCAAGCCGTTCAGCCCTTTGGAGCTAAGCGATCGTTGCAAAGCTGTGTTGCGTCGGGCCACCGATCGTTCGGTGCGCTCCGACGAGGTGATCAAGGTCGATGATCGGCTGCAGATCGACTTCGCCCGCCGCGAGGTGATCGTGGACGGCAAGCGGGTGAACCTCCGCCCGACGGAGTGGCGGCTCCTCTACCATCTGGTGCAGAACGCGGGCTGGGTGGTGCCCTCCGAGGTCCTGTTGCAGAAAGTCTGGGGATTCGAGTATCGGGATGATATCCAGCTGCTGCGTCTGTATATCGCCTACCTGCGGCAGAAGATCGAGGAGGACACGAACCATCCGAAGTACATCCTGACCGAGCGCGGGGTGGGGTATCGTTTCGTGGACTTTCGACGGGAGCGGGAGGCCTCGGCGGAATAG
- the thrC gene encoding threonine synthase, with translation MTYSAWFQCIRGCPGRYSLYEVIYECPSCGGLLEVAHDVEALRDRSASAWMRLFEQRARTTQWPYGSGVWGKKEWVVPDIDDDNIVSMYEGHTNLFWAERLGRQIDLPDLWVKLCGNSHTGSFKDLGMTVLVSVVRQMIAQGKPIRAVACASTGDTSAALAAYGAAAGIPTIVFLPRGKVSTAQLIQPIANGALVLALDTDFDGCMRIVKEVTKDNTIYLANSMNSLRIEGQKTVGIEIVQQFDWAVPDWIIIPVGNLGNIAALGKGLLLMRELGLIEKLPRLVAAQSAKANPLYQSYLRGFEEKVTIRAQKTLASAIQIGNPVSYEKAVRVLRQFDGIVEQATEHELANASAMADRTGMYTCPHTGVALAVLFKLVRKGVIHRDDRVVVISTAHGLKFTQFKLGYHEDTLDEVEATYANPPVYLPADVKVVREVLDRRLEEAGR, from the coding sequence ATGACATACTCAGCCTGGTTTCAGTGCATCCGAGGCTGCCCCGGTCGTTACTCCCTCTACGAGGTCATCTACGAATGCCCCTCCTGCGGCGGCCTGCTTGAGGTGGCCCACGACGTGGAAGCGCTACGGGACCGCAGCGCCTCCGCCTGGATGCGCCTGTTCGAGCAACGGGCCCGCACCACCCAGTGGCCCTACGGTTCAGGCGTCTGGGGTAAGAAGGAATGGGTCGTGCCCGACATCGACGATGACAACATCGTCTCCATGTACGAGGGACACACGAACCTCTTCTGGGCCGAACGCCTGGGCCGACAGATCGACCTTCCCGATCTGTGGGTCAAGCTGTGCGGCAACAGTCACACGGGCTCGTTCAAGGATCTGGGCATGACGGTGCTGGTCAGCGTGGTGCGCCAGATGATCGCGCAGGGCAAGCCGATCCGCGCGGTGGCCTGCGCCTCCACCGGAGACACGTCGGCGGCGCTGGCCGCATACGGCGCGGCCGCGGGCATCCCCACCATCGTGTTCCTCCCTCGCGGCAAGGTGAGCACAGCGCAGCTCATCCAGCCCATCGCCAACGGCGCCCTGGTCCTGGCCCTGGATACCGACTTCGACGGCTGCATGCGCATCGTCAAGGAGGTCACCAAGGACAACACCATCTACCTGGCCAACTCCATGAACTCTCTGCGCATCGAGGGGCAGAAGACGGTGGGGATCGAGATCGTCCAGCAATTCGACTGGGCCGTGCCCGACTGGATCATCATCCCGGTGGGGAACCTGGGCAATATCGCCGCGCTGGGCAAGGGCCTGCTGCTCATGCGAGAGCTGGGCCTTATCGAGAAGCTCCCCCGGCTGGTGGCCGCGCAATCGGCCAAGGCCAACCCGCTCTACCAGAGCTACCTGCGGGGCTTCGAGGAGAAGGTGACCATCCGGGCCCAGAAGACGCTGGCCTCCGCCATCCAGATCGGCAACCCGGTCAGCTATGAGAAGGCGGTGCGGGTGCTGCGTCAGTTCGACGGCATCGTGGAGCAGGCCACCGAGCACGAGCTGGCGAACGCATCGGCCATGGCCGACCGCACCGGCATGTACACGTGCCCGCACACCGGCGTGGCCCTGGCTGTGCTCTTCAAACTGGTACGCAAGGGCGTCATCCACCGGGACGATCGAGTGGTCGTCATCTCCACAGCGCACGGTCTGAAGTTCACCCAGTTCAAGCTGGGATATCATGAGGACACGCTGGACGAGGTGGAGGCCACATACGCCAATCCGCCCGTATACCTCCCCGCCGATGTGAAGGTGGTGCGAGAGGTGCTCGACCGTCGGCTGGAGGAGGCCGGGCGGTGA
- a CDS encoding GNAT family N-acetyltransferase: protein MIQEHDLTLCGRRIVLRPFTEADLPTALAWYQDEEVLRLSEGNDIDARSVEDIRPIYEYLSQHGLLFIIEVNGRAIGEICLERMNLPWVNERYPGERIYRLPILIGDRRYWGQGYGTEAVELLLAYGFDQLGADRFYIPGVWGFNQRSLRLWRHFGFREVDFRPVVLDRRGRIDETDEIDLTLTRAEWKAYQERRRVGLHE, encoded by the coding sequence GTGATCCAGGAGCACGACCTGACGCTGTGCGGCCGGCGCATCGTGCTACGTCCCTTCACGGAGGCCGACCTTCCCACCGCCCTGGCCTGGTACCAGGACGAGGAGGTGCTGCGCCTGAGCGAGGGGAACGACATCGACGCCCGATCGGTGGAGGACATCCGCCCCATCTACGAGTACCTCTCCCAACACGGCCTCCTGTTCATCATCGAGGTGAACGGGCGCGCCATCGGCGAGATCTGCCTGGAGCGCATGAACCTGCCCTGGGTGAACGAGCGCTACCCCGGCGAACGGATCTACCGCCTCCCCATCCTCATCGGCGACAGGCGGTACTGGGGGCAGGGCTACGGGACCGAGGCGGTAGAGCTGCTCCTGGCCTACGGATTCGATCAGTTGGGCGCCGATCGCTTCTACATCCCGGGCGTGTGGGGGTTCAATCAGCGCAGCCTACGCCTGTGGCGCCACTTCGGGTTTCGAGAGGTGGACTTCCGGCCTGTGGTGCTGGATCGACGCGGGCGCATCGACGAGACCGATGAGATCGATCTGACGCTGACCCGGGCGGAGTGGAAGGCATATCAGGAGCGCCGGAGGGTTGGTCTCCATGAATGA
- a CDS encoding thiazole biosynthesis adenylyltransferase ThiF: MNERELSRYSRQILFPALGEAGQRRLLRSRVAVIGCGATGSVIANLLARAGVGYLRVVDRDFVELNNLHRQILFDEEDAAEALPKAVATARKLRRINSQITVEDMVADVNPGNVSSLIQDVDLVMDGTDNMETRYMLNDACVRLEKPWIYTGAVASYGMTMTIIPHETACLRCVMPEPPAPGSLATCDTAGVLGPAVSVVASIAAGEALKWLSGMAEISRGMLHFDLLDNRLERFEIKGPRPDCPTCGRGEYAFLEAEAGTQSVTLCGRNAVQVSATGGSPPDLSQLARSLEKVGRVRVTPYLLRVQVDDYEFTIFPDGRAIIKGTDDPALARALYARYIGH; this comes from the coding sequence ATGAATGAGCGCGAGCTATCCCGTTATAGCCGACAGATCCTGTTCCCCGCGCTGGGGGAGGCCGGCCAGCGCCGCCTCCTGCGCTCGCGCGTGGCCGTCATCGGGTGCGGGGCCACCGGCAGTGTGATCGCGAACCTCCTGGCCCGGGCGGGCGTCGGATACCTCCGGGTTGTGGATCGGGACTTCGTGGAGCTGAACAACCTGCATCGCCAGATCCTGTTCGACGAGGAGGACGCGGCCGAGGCGTTGCCTAAGGCGGTCGCTACGGCCCGCAAGCTGCGCCGGATCAACAGCCAGATCACCGTGGAGGACATGGTCGCGGACGTGAACCCGGGCAACGTATCGAGCCTGATCCAGGATGTGGACCTGGTCATGGACGGGACCGACAACATGGAGACGCGTTACATGCTGAACGACGCCTGCGTGCGCCTGGAGAAGCCGTGGATCTACACCGGCGCCGTCGCCTCCTACGGCATGACGATGACCATCATCCCACATGAGACGGCGTGCCTGCGCTGCGTGATGCCGGAGCCGCCCGCCCCGGGCTCCCTGGCGACCTGCGACACGGCCGGCGTGCTGGGCCCGGCCGTCTCCGTGGTGGCCTCCATCGCCGCCGGCGAGGCGCTGAAGTGGCTCTCGGGAATGGCCGAGATCTCCCGGGGGATGCTGCACTTTGATCTGCTGGACAACCGCCTGGAGCGCTTCGAGATCAAGGGGCCTCGCCCTGACTGTCCCACCTGCGGCCGGGGCGAGTATGCGTTTCTGGAAGCGGAAGCAGGCACCCAGTCGGTGACTCTCTGCGGGCGCAACGCCGTGCAGGTGTCCGCGACGGGAGGCTCCCCGCCGGACCTGTCCCAGCTCGCCCGCTCCCTGGAGAAGGTCGGCCGGGTCCGGGTGACCCCCTACCTGCTGCGGGTTCAGGTGGACGACTACGAGTTCACCATCTTCCCCGACGGCCGGGCCATCATCAAAGGAACCGACGACCCGGCCCTGGCCCGGGCATTATACGCCCGTTACATCGGGCATTAG
- a CDS encoding SelT/SelW/SelH family protein: protein MTEQLLSDFEPQIEELTLIPSDGGVYEVEVDGELIYSKKQTGRHAEYEEVKQAIQKKLGQ from the coding sequence ATGACGGAACAGCTTCTGTCGGACTTCGAACCCCAGATCGAGGAGCTCACACTGATCCCCTCTGATGGCGGCGTCTATGAAGTTGAGGTAGACGGCGAGCTGATTTACTCGAAGAAACAGACGGGGCGCCACGCGGAGTACGAAGAGGTGAAGCAAGCGATACAGAAGAAGCTCGGTCAATAG
- a CDS encoding branched-chain amino acid transaminase: MPIKESQWIWFDGEFVPWADAKVHVLSHALHYGSSVFEGIRAYETPKGVAIFRLEPHVKRLMNSCKIAHMPVPYTPEQISEAIAETVRRNQLGSCYIRPLVFRGYEVLGVDPRSCPVHTIIAAFEWGTYLGTEALEQGVDVGISTWRRMAPDTFPALAKIGGHYINSQFMVMEARDRGFVEAIALDIYGYVSEGSGENLFVIQDGIIYTPPLGASILGGITRDSVITIARDLGYEVREQLIPREMLYIADEIFFTGTAAEVTPIRSVDGQQVGAGRRGPITKRIQEQFFGITQGKLPDPYGWLDYV, encoded by the coding sequence ATGCCCATCAAGGAATCCCAATGGATCTGGTTTGATGGCGAATTCGTGCCCTGGGCTGATGCGAAGGTCCACGTCTTGTCCCATGCGCTGCACTATGGCAGCAGCGTCTTTGAAGGGATTCGCGCCTACGAGACTCCCAAAGGGGTAGCGATCTTCCGGCTGGAGCCACACGTCAAACGCCTCATGAACTCCTGCAAGATCGCCCACATGCCCGTGCCTTACACCCCGGAGCAGATCTCCGAGGCCATCGCTGAGACGGTCCGCCGCAATCAACTGGGTTCATGCTACATCCGCCCGTTGGTCTTCCGCGGCTATGAGGTCCTGGGGGTCGACCCGCGCAGCTGCCCCGTGCACACGATCATCGCCGCCTTCGAGTGGGGCACCTACCTGGGAACGGAGGCGCTGGAACAGGGTGTGGATGTTGGCATCAGCACATGGCGACGGATGGCCCCGGACACCTTCCCCGCGCTGGCCAAGATCGGCGGTCATTACATCAACTCACAGTTCATGGTGATGGAGGCCCGGGACCGCGGCTTCGTCGAGGCCATCGCTCTGGACATCTATGGCTACGTCTCGGAGGGCAGCGGGGAGAACCTGTTCGTCATCCAGGATGGGATCATCTACACGCCGCCGTTGGGCGCCTCGATCCTGGGCGGGATCACTCGCGACAGCGTGATCACCATCGCTCGAGATCTGGGCTACGAGGTGCGAGAGCAGCTGATCCCCCGGGAGATGCTCTACATCGCCGATGAGATCTTCTTCACTGGCACGGCCGCTGAGGTGACGCCCATCCGATCCGTCGATGGGCAACAGGTGGGCGCCGGACGACGCGGGCCCATCACGAAGCGCATCCAGGAGCAGTTCTTCGGCATCACGCAGGGGAAGCTCCCCGACCCGTACGGGTGGCTGGACTACGTCTAA
- a CDS encoding cupin domain-containing protein, whose protein sequence is MAAPDIVRWADVEPVEMTPGLWRRTLGTGERGMVVEIRAEEGSTVPEHSHPAEQIGYVVSGQVELTIDGTAYRFGPGDSYAIPGDTPHSARFLSACVLAEYFSPVRDEYRRR, encoded by the coding sequence ATGGCAGCGCCAGACATCGTCCGCTGGGCGGATGTGGAGCCGGTCGAGATGACGCCCGGCCTATGGCGTCGGACGCTGGGCACGGGTGAGCGCGGCATGGTGGTGGAGATCCGAGCGGAGGAGGGCAGCACCGTCCCGGAGCACTCCCACCCGGCCGAGCAGATCGGCTACGTGGTCTCCGGCCAGGTGGAACTCACCATCGACGGCACAGCCTACCGCTTCGGTCCAGGCGACAGCTACGCGATCCCTGGTGACACGCCCCACTCCGCACGATTCCTGAGCGCCTGCGTGCTGGCCGAATATTTCTCGCCGGTGCGCGACGAGTATCGGAGGAGATGA